In Sporosarcina sp. PTS2304, a genomic segment contains:
- a CDS encoding ATP-binding protein, whose amino-acid sequence MKNSNEQFIKQQAALKPNELKKTVDDTVFTFESTEQVEQLTTIVGQQRARSVMNFGLHVNRPGYNLYVSGIVGTGKTSFVTSVVNDFPATDVKLFDWCYVNNFEDAYKPNVLKLPVGVGKKLKKSMDTLVHDLKIDIPNAFTEENHQKNRGSIIRKYKEKIENIYKKTDQTAKDYGFLLKQSGSTIVTIPMGVDGLPMDEETFNSLDEEQLQTIEKNSTSIQEIILEATKAIHSFEQELKKSLTAFDHQTALIAINFHIDELKKSYTDCPEVIHYIKAVRQDLVENFHIFLPTEEKKEEKPLGVIFKDDQQAFKKYTINIVVDNSETKTKPVIVADNPTFYNLIGKVEYENRMGIMSTDFTKIKPGYLHEANGGYLIIQAKDIFSKSQAWEGLKRALLTHKLQIENIGEHTSIIATASVNPDPIPLDVKIIIIGNMEIYQLLYNHDEDFRKLFKIRVDFDVEMKYNKDNITGLVSFIHTHCRKYGLRHFDRTAVAKLIEYSSRLAGHQNKLSTRFNLQVELIYEADAWASMMGDDLVTAKHIEKAIQEKIYRSNLYEEKIQASIDEGSILIDTTGEKIGQVNGLAVYDLGQYHFGKPTRITATTFMGRKGFVNIERESQMSGNIHNKGVYILGGYLGQKFAQKYPLVLTAHIAFEQSYGGVDGDSASSTELYAILSSLSEIPIDQGLAVTGSVNQNGEIQPIGGVNEKIEGFYNVCKSKGLTGTQGVLIPHQNVQNLMLRDEVIDAVRAGQFHIYKVRTIEEGIEILTGVAAGQPDQDGTYEKETVYGKVAEKLKLFMELAKEQEK is encoded by the coding sequence TTGAAGAATTCCAATGAACAATTTATCAAACAGCAAGCTGCCTTGAAACCAAACGAGTTAAAAAAAACAGTAGATGACACAGTATTCACGTTCGAATCCACCGAACAAGTCGAACAGTTAACAACGATTGTCGGACAACAACGCGCTCGCTCTGTGATGAATTTCGGGTTGCACGTAAATAGGCCGGGATATAATTTATACGTCAGCGGAATTGTAGGTACAGGAAAAACGTCATTTGTCACTTCCGTCGTCAATGATTTTCCAGCGACAGATGTAAAACTGTTTGACTGGTGTTACGTAAATAATTTTGAAGATGCATATAAACCTAACGTACTGAAGTTGCCGGTTGGAGTAGGGAAAAAACTTAAAAAGTCAATGGATACGTTAGTACATGATTTGAAGATAGATATTCCCAATGCTTTCACAGAAGAAAACCATCAAAAGAATCGCGGTTCTATTATTCGGAAATACAAAGAGAAAATAGAAAATATTTATAAAAAAACAGATCAAACCGCAAAAGACTACGGATTTTTACTCAAGCAATCAGGATCGACCATCGTCACTATACCGATGGGAGTAGATGGTCTACCGATGGACGAAGAAACATTTAACTCCCTAGATGAAGAACAACTACAAACTATCGAAAAAAACTCTACTTCTATTCAGGAAATAATACTAGAAGCGACAAAAGCCATCCATTCATTTGAACAAGAGTTAAAAAAATCATTAACAGCCTTCGATCATCAAACCGCACTAATCGCCATCAACTTTCATATTGATGAACTGAAAAAAAGCTATACTGATTGTCCTGAAGTGATCCATTATATAAAGGCTGTACGACAAGATCTAGTAGAAAACTTTCATATATTCTTACCGACCGAAGAGAAAAAAGAAGAGAAACCGCTCGGAGTAATTTTTAAAGATGACCAACAAGCTTTTAAGAAGTACACAATTAACATAGTCGTAGATAATAGCGAAACGAAAACAAAGCCTGTAATCGTTGCAGACAACCCTACATTTTATAATTTAATCGGGAAAGTGGAATACGAAAACCGTATGGGAATCATGAGCACAGACTTCACTAAAATTAAACCGGGCTATCTCCATGAAGCAAATGGCGGGTACCTCATTATTCAGGCCAAAGACATTTTTTCGAAAAGTCAGGCGTGGGAAGGTCTCAAACGGGCATTACTGACGCACAAACTTCAAATTGAGAATATTGGAGAACATACGAGCATCATTGCAACTGCATCTGTTAATCCCGATCCCATTCCACTCGATGTGAAAATTATTATTATCGGTAATATGGAAATCTATCAACTTCTATATAATCACGATGAAGATTTCCGTAAACTGTTTAAAATTCGAGTCGATTTTGATGTAGAAATGAAATATAACAAAGATAATATTACGGGACTCGTAAGTTTTATTCATACTCATTGCAGAAAATACGGGTTGCGGCATTTCGACCGCACAGCTGTTGCTAAACTAATCGAATACAGCTCGCGTCTCGCAGGCCACCAAAATAAACTGTCTACACGCTTTAATCTGCAAGTGGAGCTGATCTATGAAGCGGATGCATGGGCAAGCATGATGGGAGACGATCTCGTTACTGCTAAACATATCGAGAAAGCCATTCAGGAAAAAATTTACCGTTCGAATTTATACGAAGAAAAAATTCAAGCGAGTATCGACGAAGGAAGTATTTTAATTGATACGACAGGAGAAAAAATCGGACAAGTAAATGGTCTTGCGGTGTATGATTTAGGTCAATATCATTTCGGAAAACCTACACGCATTACCGCCACAACGTTTATGGGCCGAAAAGGCTTCGTCAATATTGAAAGAGAAAGCCAAATGAGCGGCAATATTCACAATAAAGGCGTCTATATACTAGGTGGCTACTTAGGACAAAAATTCGCTCAAAAATATCCACTAGTCTTAACCGCACATATTGCCTTCGAGCAATCCTACGGCGGTGTAGATGGAGATAGCGCATCCAGTACAGAGCTGTATGCCATCCTTTCCAGTCTATCCGAAATCCCGATAGATCAAGGGCTAGCCGTCACCGGATCGGTCAATCAAAACGGTGAAATCCAACCAATCGGTGGAGTGAATGAAAAAATCGAAGGCTTTTATAATGTTTGTAAGAGCAAAGGACTCACCGGCACACAAGGCGTACTCATCCCACACCAAAACGTCCAAAATTTGATGTTGCGTGATGAAGTCATCGATGCCGTACGTGCAGGACAATTCCATATTTACAAAGTTCGGACGATTGAAGAAGGAATAGAAATCTTAACAGGCGTAGCAGCTGGACAACCCGATCAAGACGGAACATACGAGAAAGAAACAGTCTATGGAAAAGTGGCAGAAAAGTTGAAGTTATTTATGGAACTAGCGAAAGAACAGGAGAAATAA
- a CDS encoding class I SAM-dependent methyltransferase, with amino-acid sequence MEENVFEQMANRYDTEDRIALAKVIVDEVKTVLTDSQLKSLVDYGCGTGLIGLELTDTVSSVLLVDSSQQMIEVVKKKIKGRGITNAQVLHSDFAQEMTTLKADIVLLSLVLLHVPDTEKILQEMFNSLHEGGQLLIVDFDKNDQISHPKVHNGFSHEELKNILQDIGFKTTEIHTFYHGERLFMNKDASMFLANSVK; translated from the coding sequence ATGGAAGAAAACGTATTTGAGCAGATGGCGAATAGGTATGATACAGAAGATCGAATAGCTTTGGCCAAAGTGATTGTTGACGAAGTAAAGACCGTATTAACTGATAGTCAATTGAAATCATTAGTTGACTACGGATGTGGAACAGGACTCATTGGGTTAGAATTAACGGACACGGTCAGCTCTGTATTATTAGTAGATTCATCGCAACAAATGATAGAAGTCGTCAAGAAGAAAATAAAAGGCAGAGGAATTACGAATGCTCAAGTGCTTCATTCGGATTTTGCGCAGGAGATGACTACACTTAAGGCGGATATCGTGTTACTGTCGCTAGTCCTTCTTCATGTTCCCGATACTGAAAAGATTTTACAGGAAATGTTCAACAGCTTACATGAGGGCGGGCAACTTCTCATTGTAGATTTTGATAAAAATGATCAAATCAGTCATCCGAAAGTTCATAATGGTTTTTCCCATGAGGAGCTTAAAAATATTTTACAGGACATTGGATTTAAGACAACAGAGATTCATACGTTTTATCACGGGGAACGTCTATTTATGAATAAAGACGCTTCGATGTTTCTAGCCAATAGCGTGAAATAA
- a CDS encoding DUF1385 domain-containing protein — MSKSQTPPAYGGQALIEGVMFGGKKDTVTAVRRKDDSIEYFHVPREPHPVGSKLKKIPFIRGIVALIESAGNGSKHLTFASDRYDVMPGEETEETEEETSKLAMILGVAAIGVLTFLFSKFIFTLVPVFLAALFEPIAPGKTAQIILESVFKLILLLTYIGLISMTPLIKRVFQYHGAEHKVINNYENNLEMTVENVQAQSRLHYRCGSSFILFTVIVGMLIYFFVPADPLWLRVVNRILLIPVVLGVSFEVLQLTNALRDVPVLRYLGYPGLWLQLLTTKEPDDQQVEVAIASFEKLLEVEQYGVGVLHENVALDTETIDEQKSLSILS; from the coding sequence ATGAGCAAATCACAAACTCCTCCAGCATACGGAGGACAAGCACTTATAGAAGGTGTGATGTTTGGCGGAAAAAAAGATACAGTAACAGCTGTCCGCCGCAAAGATGACTCAATCGAATATTTTCATGTACCGAGAGAGCCGCATCCCGTCGGTTCAAAATTAAAGAAAATACCATTCATTCGCGGGATTGTAGCATTGATCGAATCGGCAGGCAATGGGTCAAAGCATTTGACGTTCGCGAGCGATCGTTACGATGTGATGCCTGGCGAAGAAACCGAAGAAACGGAAGAAGAAACGTCCAAACTGGCGATGATTCTTGGAGTGGCGGCGATCGGGGTGCTGACGTTTTTATTCAGCAAATTTATATTTACACTCGTGCCCGTGTTCCTTGCAGCACTATTTGAGCCAATCGCTCCGGGTAAGACAGCACAAATCATACTCGAAAGTGTCTTTAAACTCATTTTACTGCTGACCTACATCGGGTTAATCTCTATGACGCCACTCATTAAACGAGTATTTCAATATCACGGTGCCGAACATAAAGTCATTAATAACTATGAAAATAATTTAGAAATGACAGTGGAAAATGTTCAAGCACAATCTCGATTGCACTACCGTTGTGGCAGTAGTTTTATTTTGTTTACAGTCATTGTCGGCATGTTGATTTACTTTTTCGTACCAGCCGATCCGCTCTGGTTGCGTGTCGTCAATCGGATTCTCTTAATTCCTGTTGTGCTCGGTGTGTCGTTCGAAGTACTGCAGCTAACAAATGCACTTAGAGACGTCCCTGTTCTGCGCTACTTAGGCTATCCTGGGCTGTGGTTGCAATTGCTCACTACAAAAGAGCCTGACGACCAACAAGTCGAAGTGGCCATCGCTTCCTTCGAGAAGTTATTGGAAGTAGAACAATACGGTGTCGGTGTGTTGCATGAAAACGTTGCGCTGGATACAGAAACCATCGATGAACAAAAATCGTTAAGTATTTTATCGTAA
- the ltrA gene encoding group II intron reverse transcriptase/maturase: protein MQNAETILGIIEKKSISDKQYKFDRLYRNLFNPDFYLGAYGKIYAKEGNMTKGTDNETIDGFGMKKVNEVIELMKNEQYHFKPVRRVNIPKKDGSKRPLGIPSFYDKVVQEISRSILEAIYEPRFSKSSHGFRPKRSCHTALKQIKREWTGVKWVIEGDIKGFFDNIDHDILLGILNEQIHDGRFLELIKRMLKAGFMEDWVFHKTYSGTPQGGIISPILANIYLNKLDEFVEQLLIPKYETNKKKRKMNSAYNKVNRQMVELKKEINALDILDKSREQLIQQYKALNLERRNLKVSDEMDEEFIRVKYVRYADDFVIGVIGSKELTEQIKNEVAEFLQDKLKLTLSPEKTLITNFKDPVKFLGYEMYIQDSNTYLVKRKNGRISRAVNGIPRLMVSKEAIPKKLEKFMKDGKAVHRKELTNLDIAEIISIYAAEVRGLYNYYRMADNVANQMNKFKHYHRTSLAKTLAVKMRMSVAQVRQKYEVDGTIGIIIKREPPKRDLIYKYYNDGFSKNDYVENSNHQDDFLPNTSKYSGRNGIVKRLLAEKCEICGTDDKNKNYEVHHIRKLKDLKKKYKDKKPPYWVEMMVARNRKTLVLCEECHDKLHSNKL from the coding sequence ATGCAAAACGCTGAAACAATTTTAGGTATCATCGAGAAGAAATCAATTTCTGACAAACAATACAAATTCGATAGACTATATCGAAATTTATTTAACCCAGACTTTTACCTTGGAGCATACGGGAAGATTTATGCCAAAGAAGGTAATATGACAAAAGGGACTGACAATGAAACAATTGATGGTTTCGGAATGAAAAAAGTGAATGAAGTAATCGAACTGATGAAAAATGAACAATACCATTTCAAGCCAGTAAGAAGAGTAAATATTCCTAAGAAAGACGGCTCTAAAAGACCATTAGGAATTCCTAGCTTTTATGATAAGGTTGTCCAAGAAATTAGCCGAAGTATCCTTGAAGCCATTTACGAACCTAGATTTAGTAAAAGTTCCCATGGTTTTAGACCAAAAAGAAGTTGCCATACAGCGTTAAAACAGATTAAAAGAGAGTGGACGGGAGTTAAATGGGTAATAGAGGGAGATATTAAAGGTTTCTTTGATAATATTGACCATGACATATTACTCGGTATCCTAAATGAACAGATTCATGATGGACGCTTTCTAGAACTAATTAAAAGAATGCTGAAGGCAGGATTCATGGAAGACTGGGTATTTCACAAAACCTACTCTGGAACGCCGCAGGGAGGCATTATAAGCCCTATATTGGCTAATATATACCTTAATAAACTAGATGAATTTGTAGAACAATTGTTAATTCCTAAATATGAAACAAATAAGAAAAAGCGTAAGATGAATTCTGCATACAATAAGGTCAATAGACAAATGGTGGAACTTAAGAAAGAAATCAATGCCTTAGATATCTTAGATAAGAGTCGTGAACAATTGATTCAACAATATAAGGCACTAAATCTTGAAAGAAGAAACCTAAAAGTCTCGGACGAAATGGACGAAGAATTCATTAGAGTTAAGTATGTTCGCTACGCAGATGACTTCGTTATTGGAGTTATTGGAAGTAAAGAATTAACAGAGCAGATTAAAAATGAAGTTGCTGAATTCTTACAGGACAAACTAAAACTTACGCTAAGTCCAGAAAAGACACTTATTACAAATTTCAAAGACCCGGTTAAGTTCCTTGGATATGAAATGTATATTCAGGATTCCAACACTTATCTAGTAAAAAGGAAAAATGGACGCATCTCGAGAGCGGTCAACGGTATACCAAGGCTAATGGTATCAAAAGAGGCAATACCTAAAAAGTTAGAGAAATTTATGAAAGATGGCAAAGCAGTTCATCGTAAAGAATTGACAAACTTGGACATTGCAGAAATCATTTCTATATACGCAGCCGAAGTAAGAGGGTTATATAACTATTACAGAATGGCTGATAATGTAGCAAACCAAATGAACAAGTTCAAACATTATCACAGAACTAGCCTAGCTAAAACTTTAGCAGTAAAAATGCGAATGTCAGTCGCACAAGTCAGACAAAAATATGAGGTTGATGGAACGATTGGAATCATTATTAAACGAGAGCCACCTAAAAGAGACTTGATTTACAAGTACTACAACGATGGCTTCTCAAAGAATGATTATGTTGAAAATTCAAATCATCAAGATGACTTTTTACCAAATACGAGCAAATACAGTGGAAGGAATGGCATTGTCAAAAGACTTCTAGCTGAAAAATGCGAAATATGCGGAACCGATGATAAGAATAAGAACTATGAAGTCCATCACATAAGAAAATTAAAAGACCTCAAAAAGAAATACAAAGATAAAAAACCTCCATACTGGGTGGAGATGATGGTAGCAAGAAATCGTAAAACACTCGTCCTTTGTGAAGAGTGCCACGATAAGCTACACAGCAACAAATTATAA
- the ltrA gene encoding group II intron reverse transcriptase/maturase, which yields MQEVFDELYAKSEEGHLFKNLFNLITDERNILLAYRNIKANKGSKTAGTDMYVIDNYKVMNKQEFINLIRTSLKDYKPKAIRRVMIPKGMDNTQFRPLGIPTILDRLIQQMFKQVLEPICEAKFYNHSYGFRPLRSTKHALARVNFLVNISQLHYVVDIDIKGFFDNVNHRVLLKQMWNLGIHDRRVLAIVSKMLKAPIKGIGIPNKGTPQGGILSPLLSNIVLHDLDNWVSNQWETFETKHEYSQNVKKYLMLKRNSNMKIGFIVRYADDFKIMTNNHENAVKWFHAVAGYLKDRLKLEISPEKSKITNLKKKSSDFLGFKIKAVRKKQKHLVRVNMIDKKKADVIRKMKELILRIRKETTINNIRIFNAYVMGIQHYFKYGSMVPSDFVDIAHKVHPYARNKLHQVGGKYIHPTDASKVYNQYYSSSLKTWKVLGVYLFPINGITSFAESRQFNPKHSTYKEEGRKLIHKKLQPIVEYNIRLLMQSKIQDQSIEYQDNRLSRYSMKNGCCEILGIFLEAHEVHCHHVKPRSLGGMDKYNNLNIIHEDMHRLIHATGKETIDKYLVKWKLHQNSKLIEKINALRKKCKNEPIAI from the coding sequence ATGCAAGAGGTTTTTGATGAATTATATGCCAAGAGTGAGGAAGGACATCTTTTTAAAAATTTGTTTAACCTAATCACAGATGAAAGAAATATCCTATTAGCCTACAGAAACATTAAAGCCAATAAGGGTTCTAAAACTGCCGGAACAGACATGTATGTAATTGACAACTATAAAGTGATGAATAAGCAAGAATTCATCAATCTCATTCGAACTTCGCTCAAAGATTACAAACCTAAAGCAATACGCAGAGTAATGATTCCAAAAGGAATGGATAATACCCAATTTAGACCTTTAGGAATACCAACAATATTGGATAGACTAATCCAACAGATGTTCAAACAAGTTCTTGAACCTATCTGTGAAGCTAAGTTTTATAATCACAGTTATGGTTTTAGACCATTACGAAGCACAAAACATGCTTTAGCTAGGGTGAATTTCTTAGTTAATATCTCACAACTACATTACGTGGTAGATATCGACATTAAGGGATTCTTCGACAATGTAAATCACAGAGTACTCTTGAAGCAAATGTGGAATTTGGGAATTCATGATAGAAGAGTTTTAGCAATCGTAAGCAAAATGCTCAAAGCACCGATAAAAGGTATTGGTATTCCAAACAAAGGTACTCCACAAGGAGGAATCCTCTCGCCTTTACTCTCTAACATTGTTCTTCATGATCTAGATAACTGGGTAAGTAATCAATGGGAAACATTTGAAACGAAGCATGAGTACTCTCAGAATGTAAAGAAGTATTTAATGTTGAAACGGAATTCGAATATGAAGATTGGCTTTATAGTTCGATACGCAGATGATTTCAAAATTATGACAAATAATCATGAGAATGCAGTCAAATGGTTCCATGCAGTGGCAGGATACTTGAAGGATAGATTGAAATTGGAGATCTCACCTGAGAAATCTAAAATTACAAATCTCAAAAAGAAGTCCTCGGATTTCTTGGGATTTAAAATCAAAGCTGTTAGGAAGAAACAAAAACATCTTGTTAGGGTAAATATGATTGATAAGAAGAAAGCTGATGTCATCAGGAAAATGAAGGAACTCATCCTTAGAATAAGGAAAGAAACGACCATTAATAACATAAGAATCTTTAATGCTTATGTAATGGGGATACAACATTACTTTAAATACGGAAGCATGGTTCCATCAGATTTCGTTGACATAGCGCACAAGGTTCATCCTTATGCTAGGAATAAATTACATCAAGTTGGAGGGAAATATATACACCCAACGGATGCTAGTAAAGTTTATAATCAGTATTACTCAAGTAGTCTCAAAACATGGAAGGTATTAGGTGTTTATCTCTTTCCTATAAATGGGATTACAAGCTTTGCTGAGTCCAGACAATTTAATCCTAAGCATTCGACCTATAAAGAAGAAGGCAGAAAATTAATTCACAAAAAACTTCAACCAATTGTTGAATACAACATAAGATTACTGATGCAATCCAAAATACAAGATCAATCAATCGAATATCAAGACAATAGACTTTCTCGTTACTCAATGAAGAATGGATGTTGTGAAATACTTGGTATCTTTCTGGAAGCACATGAAGTTCATTGCCACCATGTAAAACCTAGAAGTTTAGGTGGAATGGATAAGTACAATAACCTCAACATTATCCATGAAGACATGCATAGACTAATTCATGCAACTGGAAAAGAAACGATTGATAAGTACCTTGTGAAATGGAAACTCCATCAGAATTCGAAACTGATTGAGAAAATAAATGCATTACGTAAGAAATGTAAGAACGAGCCAATCGCGATTTAA
- a CDS encoding ATP-binding protein: protein MKSSFLLPLDATHFEKLPHYQNYGTVIEAILKKLDIHSPGDWKLIQVDEFSSYTETMLPELIHHKRLPYESLGHLYPTLPSEKIQQDTSTNRFALQTTETIDNQLLFFPEHQIAVANISYYVATGSTWSEHTVFAPSADRVKRFIEQLNDLQRQAMKTNITYLVDTEEGIEKKTYGLGTQIERNDVLLDEQLKNELFRSIDEFFSNGGAFFKEYSLPYKRGILLYGSPGNGKTTLVRSITGTTDAPVIYWQITEFTGSHSVQEVFSTVERLAPAILVIEDIDSMPEHMRSTFLNILDGVHVRDGLFIIGTTNYPERIDPALINRAGRFDSTYEITSPTEQVRKQYIEKLDKKKILKQPEIVEIAKQTKGLSISQLNELYMSIALTYHYDHVIVYEERIQQLQKQHRQATRHDWDKGSEIGF, encoded by the coding sequence ATGAAATCATCATTTTTACTCCCTTTAGACGCAACACATTTCGAAAAGCTTCCTCATTACCAAAACTATGGCACGGTCATAGAAGCGATTTTAAAAAAACTGGATATCCACTCACCGGGTGATTGGAAACTGATCCAAGTAGATGAATTTTCTTCTTATACCGAAACGATGTTGCCCGAACTGATTCACCACAAACGATTGCCGTATGAATCGTTAGGACATCTATACCCCACACTGCCTTCCGAAAAAATCCAGCAAGACACTTCAACAAATCGTTTTGCCCTGCAAACGACAGAAACGATTGATAACCAACTACTTTTCTTTCCAGAGCATCAGATTGCCGTAGCGAATATTAGCTATTATGTCGCTACCGGTTCCACATGGTCTGAACATACCGTCTTCGCCCCATCAGCCGATCGCGTCAAACGATTCATCGAACAGTTAAATGATTTGCAGCGTCAAGCGATGAAGACGAATATCACGTACTTAGTAGATACCGAAGAAGGCATTGAAAAGAAAACATACGGGCTGGGCACACAAATTGAACGTAATGATGTATTGCTCGATGAACAGCTAAAAAACGAATTATTCCGTTCCATTGACGAATTCTTTTCGAATGGCGGTGCATTTTTTAAAGAATACAGCTTGCCATACAAACGCGGAATTTTACTGTACGGCTCACCGGGTAACGGGAAAACGACTCTTGTACGATCCATCACCGGCACAACGGATGCACCCGTCATCTACTGGCAAATTACGGAATTTACAGGCAGTCATTCCGTACAAGAAGTATTTTCAACTGTTGAGCGCCTTGCTCCTGCGATACTTGTCATTGAAGATATCGATTCCATGCCAGAACATATGCGGAGTACTTTTTTGAATATTTTGGATGGAGTGCATGTCCGTGACGGTCTTTTCATCATCGGTACGACCAACTATCCTGAACGTATCGATCCAGCTCTTATTAACCGTGCTGGACGTTTTGACAGCACATATGAAATCACTTCCCCGACTGAGCAAGTCCGCAAACAATATATAGAGAAACTGGACAAGAAAAAGATTTTAAAGCAACCTGAAATTGTCGAGATTGCGAAACAAACGAAAGGCTTATCCATTTCACAGTTGAATGAACTGTATATGTCCATTGCGCTGACATATCATTATGATCATGTGATCGTGTACGAAGAGCGCATTCAGCAATTACAAAAACAACACCGACAAGCTACCCGACATGACTGGGATAAAGGTTCCGAAATAGGCTTTTAA
- the aroQ gene encoding type II 3-dehydroquinate dehydratase, with the protein MELLLLNGPNLNRLGKREPDIYGAETLADIEQRMQHLAEQSDVTLSCFQSNIEGELINRIHDAGDQPIDGIIFNPGAFTHYSIALRDAIASIDVPVIEVHISNIHTREEFRHTSVIAPVAAGQLCGFGTIGYDLAFQAFLLRREETNS; encoded by the coding sequence GTGGAATTGCTATTGTTGAACGGTCCGAATTTGAATCGATTAGGCAAAAGAGAACCCGATATTTACGGGGCTGAAACATTAGCGGATATTGAACAGCGCATGCAGCATCTCGCGGAACAATCAGACGTGACGCTTTCTTGTTTCCAATCTAATATAGAAGGGGAACTGATTAATCGGATTCATGATGCAGGCGATCAACCTATCGATGGCATTATTTTTAATCCGGGTGCGTTTACACATTACAGTATAGCTTTGCGTGACGCGATTGCTTCTATAGATGTTCCTGTAATCGAAGTACATATTTCGAACATACATACGCGCGAAGAATTCCGCCACACTTCTGTCATCGCGCCAGTTGCTGCAGGACAGCTTTGCGGCTTCGGGACCATCGGCTATGATCTCGCCTTCCAAGCGTTTTTGTTACGACGAGAGGAGACGAACTCATGA
- a CDS encoding biotin/lipoate A/B protein ligase family protein — translation MTKAVWHYVDSGKCTSSFNMALDEALLDFHSKGEIGPVLRFYEWEPATLSIGYFQRIEKDIDMEKVKELGLGFVRRPTGGRGVLHEHELTYSVIVSEEYPSMPETVTEAYRVISGGLLEGFRNLGLQAEFSIPNEDVTNQLRNPKSGVCFDAPSWYELVVEGKKVAGSAQTRQKGVILQHGAILLSLDVEKLTSIFTYSSEAVKERVRRTLPDRAIAIDRLSDREITIDECKDAFSKGFEKSLDITLEPLELTEAQMECVRKIEKEKYANDEWNFRK, via the coding sequence ATGACAAAAGCTGTTTGGCATTATGTGGATTCAGGAAAATGTACATCGTCCTTTAATATGGCGTTAGATGAAGCACTTTTAGACTTCCATAGTAAAGGCGAGATTGGTCCTGTTTTACGTTTTTATGAATGGGAGCCTGCGACGTTATCGATTGGTTATTTTCAGCGAATTGAAAAAGATATTGATATGGAGAAAGTGAAAGAACTAGGTCTTGGATTCGTTCGTAGACCTACCGGTGGGCGTGGTGTCCTTCATGAGCATGAACTTACATATAGCGTGATCGTTAGCGAAGAGTATCCAAGTATGCCGGAAACGGTAACAGAAGCTTATCGTGTCATTTCCGGCGGATTACTGGAAGGATTCCGCAATTTAGGTTTGCAAGCAGAATTTTCGATTCCGAATGAAGATGTGACAAATCAGTTAAGAAATCCGAAAAGCGGAGTTTGTTTTGATGCGCCAAGCTGGTATGAATTAGTCGTTGAAGGAAAAAAAGTTGCCGGAAGTGCCCAAACTCGTCAAAAAGGTGTTATTCTTCAACATGGCGCTATTTTACTGAGCCTTGATGTAGAGAAGTTGACATCTATTTTTACGTATTCATCAGAAGCGGTCAAAGAACGTGTCCGCAGAACATTGCCGGATCGTGCGATTGCGATTGATCGATTGTCCGATCGGGAAATTACGATTGATGAATGTAAAGACGCTTTTTCCAAAGGCTTTGAAAAGTCACTTGACATTACTTTGGAGCCTCTTGAATTGACAGAAGCGCAGATGGAATGTGTGCGCAAAATCGAGAAAGAAAAGTATGCCAATGATGAATGGAATTTTAGAAAGTAA
- a CDS encoding rhodanese-like domain-containing protein, whose amino-acid sequence MLAIIVYFVSTYVRVGKALTTLTQEEFIQGYRKAQLIDVREPKEFEAGHILGARNIPFTQFSQRYKEIRPDKPVYLYDQNTSRTGRAALFLKKKGCTEIYQLSGGFKKWTGKIKTK is encoded by the coding sequence GTGCTCGCAATCATCGTGTATTTTGTTTCTACATACGTTCGCGTAGGAAAAGCACTTACTACGTTGACACAGGAAGAATTCATCCAAGGCTACCGCAAAGCACAATTAATCGACGTTCGGGAACCGAAAGAATTCGAAGCAGGACATATTTTAGGTGCACGTAATATTCCGTTTACTCAGTTCTCACAGCGCTACAAGGAAATCCGCCCCGACAAGCCCGTTTATCTTTACGATCAAAACACGAGCCGTACAGGTCGTGCTGCATTATTTTTAAAGAAAAAGGGATGCACAGAAATTTATCAATTAAGTGGCGGCTTCAAAAAGTGGACAGGAAAGATCAAAACAAAATAA